CGTCTCAACGTCGTTCGCATCGCGCTGCCGCCGCTGCGCGAGCGCCAGCAGGACATCCCGCTTCTGCTGGCTCATTACCTGAAGCACTACGCGCAGGAGAACGGCTTCGCGCCACTGACGGTCGAGCCGGGGGCCATGCGCCACCTCCAGACCTACTCCTGGCCGGGGAACATCCGCGAATTGAGGAATTTTGCCGAGAACATGGTTGTGCTGCACCATGCGGGCAAGGTGACGGAGTATGACCTCGAGCCCAGGTTTCGCGGGGCGGCACCGGCGACGCTGCAGGCTGCGGACGGACGTGCGGTGTTCCCCGGCAGCGTTTCCCCGGGCGCGGCATCTCAGCCGGCTGCGGTGCCCGGTTATGGATCCGCAACGCCCGGATGGCAGCCGACGCCGGATCGTGCGCTCTCCGTGGAGGAGAATGAAAAGCGGCTGCTGCGCGAGGCGCTCATCAAGGTGCGAGGCAATCGAACCAAGGCGGCCAGGCTGATGGGAGTCAGCCGCCGCACGCTCCATCGCAAACTCGCGCAGTGGCCCGAGTTGGATGTCATTGACAACTGATGATTTGGCAGCCGCCACGGCGAGTTCAAAAAAGCTGTTGACGCTGCTGAAGCCACCGTATCTCTTCGCACCTCTCTCGCGGGCGTAGCTCAGTTGGTAGAGCACCACCTTGCCAAGGTGGACGTCGAGAAGTTCGAGCTCTTCGCCCGCTCCATTTTCAGAAAAGCGCCTCTTAACACCAGAGGCGCTTTTTGCAGGTACATTGCGTTGAGGTTTTGCTTGGGCGAGCGCTTTGGTCGACGACTCTCATGAGCATCCTTTAGTTTGACGGAAGTGTACCTCCGGATAGGATCGACACATGGAGTTGGTCTTTCGCGTCACGCACTGTCCTGACACGGATGGATACGTTGCCCGTTGGGATGATCCTACGGGAGGAGGCATCTGCACGCAGGGAGACACACTTGCCGAGCTTCAGAGCATGGTGACCGATGCGGTTCATGGCTATTTTGAGCCGAAGGCAATGCCCCGACGCCTGCGGCTGCATTTGTCCGGGATCCGGTACTTACCGTAAAGTGAAGGTTCCACGTGATGTGAGTGGCAAAGATGCGGAGAAGGCGCTGAGAAGGCTTGGCTTCGAGGCATAGCGTCAAACGGGATCCCACTTGATCATGCGAAAGAACAATCGAACGGTAGTGGTGCCGCTGCACAAACCGGATCAAGCCGGATACACTGTCCGGTCTGATTGAGCAGGCTGGTGTGAGTGTTGGGAGTTCTGTTCCGAACTATGATGCAAATCGCCTTGTGATGGGGATTTGTGGTGCCTGAAATCCTTCGTCAAAACAGCGCTTGACTCACCCTGCGCGAACCCTACGGTTCGCCCTCTTTTCCCAACCGGGGTGGTAGCTCAGCTGGTTAGAGCGTCTGCCTGTCACGCAGAAGGCCGCGGGTTCGAGTCCCGTCCATCCCGCCATTTTTTATGGCTCCTCACGCCGCCCAGTCGGCGCAGAGCAGGGCGGCTTGGGCCAACACCTCCTGCACGGCGGCTTCCTGCATGTCCGGCGGGTAGCCAAAGCGCTTGAGGATGCGCTTCACCAAGACGCGGATCTTTGCCCGGGCACCTTCACGCAGAGTCCAGTCAACGGTCACGCTCCGCCTGACTTGCGTCACGAGTTCGGTGGCGATCACCCGCAACTTGGCGTCGCCCATGACCTGCACGGCGCTCTCGTTGGCCGCCAAGGCGTCATAAAAGGCGATTTCCTCGTCGCTGAGGCCGAGCGCGACGCCGCGCTGGTCGGCTGCTGTGAGCTGCTTCGCCAGCTTGATGAGCTCCTCGATCACTTCCATCGTGCCAATGGCGCGGTTGTGGTAGGCGTTGAGGGTCTTTTTAAGCTTCTCGCTGAAGAGCTGGCTCTGCACGAGGTTTCGTTTCGCACGCACTTTGAGTTCGTCCCGGAGCAGTTTCTGCAGCAGCTCGGCGGCGACATTCTTGTATTTCAGGCCGCGCACCTCGGCGAGAAAGCTGTCGCTCAGGATGGAAATGTCCGGCTTGGGCAATCCGGCGGCGGTGAAGACATCAATCACCTGACCTTCAGTGGTGATTGCCTTGCTCACAAGCTGGCGGATCGCGGCGTCTATTTGTTCGGGAGTCCTTTGGGTATGGGCGCTCCGTTTGTTGAGGGCGGCTTGTAGGGCCTGAAAGAAGCTCACGTCGTCTCGGATTTCCGTGGCCTCATCGCTGGCAGCGCACAGGGCAAAAGCACGGGAAAGCTCGGTGACGACCTGATTCCAACGCGCCTTACCGTCCTCCTGTTCGAGGATGTGTTCTTGTCCCGCAGGGATGAGTTGCAGGCGTTCCGGCGGAGTGCCTGTCGTCCACTTGACCCAGGAAAAGCCATGCAGCATGGCACCGGCGATGCCGTGCTTTTCCATCATGATGGCGATGGCCTGTTTGGTGTCGTAGGTCGGATCGCCCCTGCCGCCGCTTTCCGCGTAATCGGCGAGCGCGCGTTTGAGTTGGTCGGCCAGCCCGAGATAGTCGACCACCAGCCCGCCCGGCTTGTCGCGGAAGACGCGGTTCACACGGGCGATGGCCTGCATGAGGCCGTGGCCCTGCATCGGCTTGTCGGCATACATCGTGTGCAGGCAGGGCGCGTCGAAGCCGGTCAGCCACATGTCACGCACGATCACGATGCGGAACGGGTCTTTGCTGTCCTTGAAGCGGTTCGCCATCGCGCGGCGCTTCTCCTTGTTGCGGATGTGCGGCTGCCACTCGGGGCCATCATCGGCACTGCCGGTCATGATGACCTTCACCACGCAGGCCTTGCCCTTCTCCGCTTCCACATCGTCGTCCTTCGCGCTGGCCCAGTCCGGCCGCAGCTTGATGAGCGCCACGTAAAGGTCCACGCAGATGCGGCGGCTCATGCAGACCACCATCGCCTTGCCGTCCATGGCTTCCGTGCGCTTCTCAAAATGCGCCACCAGATCGGCGGCAATGAGCGCGAGACGCTTCGGGTCGCCCACCAGAGCCTCCAGCGCGGCCCACTTGGTCTTGAGCTTCTCCTTCTTGGTCAGTTCCTCGCCTTCCGTGATCTCCTCAAACTCCGCGTCGAGCTTCGGCAGCTCGCTGGCGTTCAGGCCCAGCTTGGCAATGCGGCTCTCGTAGTAGATCGGCACCGTGGCCTTGTCGCCGACGGCGCGCTGGATGTCGTAGATGGAAATATAATCGCCAAACACCGCCCGCGTGTTGGCGTCCGTCTTCTCGATGGGCGTGCCGGTGAAGCCGATGAAGCTCGCGTTCGGCAAGGCATCGCGCATGTGCCGGGCGAGACCGTCAATGAGATCGTATTGGGAACGGTGCGCTTCGTCGGCGATCACGATGATGTTCCTGCGCCCGCTCAGGCACGGCATCTTCTCGCCCTTCTCGGGGAGAAACTTCTGGATAGTGGTGAAGACCACGCCGCCGCTCGCCACGGTCAGCAACTCACGCAGCTTGTCACGACTCGCCGCCTGCACCGGGGTTTGCCCGAGAACGTCATGGCAGCGCTGGAACTGGCCGAAAAGCTGGTCGTCGAGGTCGTTGCGGTCGGTCAGCACCACCAGCGTCGGGTTCTGCATCGCGGGCTCGCGGATCACGCGGGCAGCGAAGAAGAGCATGGTGAGGCTCTTGCCGCTGCCCTGCGTATGCCAGACCACGCCCGCGCGACGGTCGCCCGGTTTGCCGCCGTGCATTTTCCCGGCCCAGTGACGGCCCGGCGGTTCCTCGCGCAGCATGCTGCTCTCGCTCATGCCGCTGGCACGCACCGTTTCCTCGATGGCTGCGTTCACCGCGTGGAACTGATGGTAGCCCGCGATGATCTTGTGAATGGCTCCCGTGTCCGGGTTCTCCTCGAAGACGATGAAATGTAGCAGCAGCTTGAGGAAGCGTTCCTTCTCGAAGACGCCGCAGATGAGCGTTTGCAGTTCGAGCGTGGCCTTGCTCCCTCTCGCGCTGGGAGAGGGCTGGGGTGAGGGTGGAGGGAAATCGGCATCGATTTCCCTCCATACCTTGAACCACTCCTGGTTCGCCGTCAGCGATCCCATGCGGGCTTGCAGACCGTCGCTCACCACCAGCGTGGCGTTGTAGGCGAGCAGGCTGGGAATCTCCGCCTTGTAGGTTTGCAGTTGGGCGTAGGCGCTCCAGATCGTCGCGTCCTCATCGGCGGCGTTCTTCAGCTCGATCAAGGCCAGCGGCAGGCCGTTGATGAACACGACGATGTCCGGCCGCCGGTTGTGCCGGCCTTCGATGACCGTGAACTGGTTCACCGCCAGCCAATCGTTCGCCTTCACGTCGGAGAAATCCACCAGCCAGACCTTGTCGTGCTTCGTGCTGCCATCGGGCCGGGCGTATTCGACATCCACCCCGTCGCGCAGCATCCGGTGAAAGGCCCGGTTCGTCCGCACCAGCGACGGCGTTCCCACGCGCAGCACCTTCCGCAGGGCCTCCTCCCGCGTTTCCTCGGGAATGGCGGGATTCAACTGCCGCAACGCCTCACGCAGTCGCCCCACCAGCACCACCTCGCCGTAGGACTCCCTCTCCTCGTGGGAGAGGGTAGGGGTGAGGGCTTCTGCCCCAAGGCAGGAGTAGCCCAGCTCCCCGAACCACGCCAGGGCGGCGTGTTCGACGATGGATTCGGTGAGGCTCATAAAATGGGCTTAAATAAGCAATCCCGTGATTTTACGTGGTTTTCGCCGCCTCGGGGCGAGAAAACAGGTTTGCGATAAAATAGAAAAGCGAAGCAAGAGGCCGGGCCGTC
This genomic window from Opitutaceae bacterium contains:
- a CDS encoding type I restriction endonuclease subunit R, with product MSLTESIVEHAALAWFGELGYSCLGAEALTPTLSHEERESYGEVVLVGRLREALRQLNPAIPEETREEALRKVLRVGTPSLVRTNRAFHRMLRDGVDVEYARPDGSTKHDKVWLVDFSDVKANDWLAVNQFTVIEGRHNRRPDIVVFINGLPLALIELKNAADEDATIWSAYAQLQTYKAEIPSLLAYNATLVVSDGLQARMGSLTANQEWFKVWREIDADFPPPSPQPSPSARGSKATLELQTLICGVFEKERFLKLLLHFIVFEENPDTGAIHKIIAGYHQFHAVNAAIEETVRASGMSESSMLREEPPGRHWAGKMHGGKPGDRRAGVVWHTQGSGKSLTMLFFAARVIREPAMQNPTLVVLTDRNDLDDQLFGQFQRCHDVLGQTPVQAASRDKLRELLTVASGGVVFTTIQKFLPEKGEKMPCLSGRRNIIVIADEAHRSQYDLIDGLARHMRDALPNASFIGFTGTPIEKTDANTRAVFGDYISIYDIQRAVGDKATVPIYYESRIAKLGLNASELPKLDAEFEEITEGEELTKKEKLKTKWAALEALVGDPKRLALIAADLVAHFEKRTEAMDGKAMVVCMSRRICVDLYVALIKLRPDWASAKDDDVEAEKGKACVVKVIMTGSADDGPEWQPHIRNKEKRRAMANRFKDSKDPFRIVIVRDMWLTGFDAPCLHTMYADKPMQGHGLMQAIARVNRVFRDKPGGLVVDYLGLADQLKRALADYAESGGRGDPTYDTKQAIAIMMEKHGIAGAMLHGFSWVKWTTGTPPERLQLIPAGQEHILEQEDGKARWNQVVTELSRAFALCAASDEATEIRDDVSFFQALQAALNKRSAHTQRTPEQIDAAIRQLVSKAITTEGQVIDVFTAAGLPKPDISILSDSFLAEVRGLKYKNVAAELLQKLLRDELKVRAKRNLVQSQLFSEKLKKTLNAYHNRAIGTMEVIEELIKLAKQLTAADQRGVALGLSDEEIAFYDALAANESAVQVMGDAKLRVIATELVTQVRRSVTVDWTLREGARAKIRVLVKRILKRFGYPPDMQEAAVQEVLAQAALLCADWAA